A window of the Dickeya dianthicola NCPPB 453 genome harbors these coding sequences:
- the purN gene encoding phosphoribosylglycinamide formyltransferase encodes MKNIVVLISGQGSNLQALIDACQSGRIAGRITAVFSNHPDAFGLERARDAGIAAHALLPGDYASRADFDQALAAEIEKYQPDVVVLAGYMRILSAGFVARFLGKMLNIHPSLLPKYPGLHTHRKALENGDGEHGTSVHFVTEELDGGPVILQARVPIFPGDSEQDVQERVQTQEHSIYPLVVGWFLAGRLALRDNQAWLDGDAIPASGYAAE; translated from the coding sequence ATGAAAAACATCGTTGTCCTGATTTCGGGTCAGGGGAGCAATCTGCAGGCGTTGATCGACGCCTGTCAGAGCGGCCGCATCGCAGGGCGAATTACCGCAGTATTCAGTAACCATCCAGACGCCTTCGGTCTGGAGCGAGCGCGTGACGCCGGCATCGCCGCCCACGCGCTGTTGCCGGGCGATTACGCCAGCCGCGCGGATTTCGACCAGGCGCTGGCGGCCGAAATCGAGAAATATCAGCCGGATGTGGTGGTGCTGGCCGGATACATGCGTATCCTCAGCGCCGGATTCGTGGCGCGTTTCCTCGGTAAAATGCTGAATATTCATCCGTCGCTGCTGCCGAAATACCCCGGTCTGCACACCCACCGTAAAGCGTTGGAAAACGGCGATGGCGAGCACGGCACCTCGGTGCATTTCGTGACCGAAGAGCTGGACGGCGGCCCGGTTATCCTGCAGGCCAGAGTGCCGATTTTCCCCGGCGATAGCGAGCAGGACGTTCAGGAACGGGTGCAAACGCAGGAACACAGCATCTACCCGCTGGTGGTGGGCTGGTTTCTGGCCGGACGGCTGGCGCTGCGCGACAATCAGGCCTGGCTGGACGGCGACGCCATTCCCGCCAGCGGTTACGCCGCCGAGTAA
- the galS gene encoding HTH-type transcriptional regulator GalS, with protein sequence MITIRDVARQAGVSIATVSRVLNNSSAVTQQTRDQVLQTVEQLGYRPNANAQALASQVSDTIGVVVMDVSDPFFGAMVKAVDTVAQRLQKHVLINNSYHQEEKERHAIEVLIRQRCNALIVHAKALSDGELAEFMEQVPGMVLINRLLPDYPHRCVCLDNVSGAMMATRMLLQQGHQRIGYLRSSHPIEDVAERLTGWRQALQEQGIEPPDEWIAGGEPDLQGGEAAMVELLGRNQQLTAVFAYNDGMAAGALMALKDNGIPVPERFSVVGFDDIPISRYTDPRLTTIRYPIVSMAKIATELALKGAAGQLDPTARHCFMPTLVRRHSVAAR encoded by the coding sequence ATGATTACCATCCGTGATGTCGCGCGCCAGGCGGGCGTTTCTATCGCCACCGTTTCCCGCGTGCTCAATAACAGCAGCGCGGTCACCCAACAGACGCGCGACCAGGTACTGCAAACGGTCGAGCAGTTGGGCTACCGCCCCAACGCCAATGCGCAGGCGTTGGCTTCACAAGTCAGCGATACCATCGGCGTGGTGGTGATGGACGTGTCGGACCCGTTCTTCGGCGCTATGGTCAAAGCGGTGGACACCGTGGCGCAGCGCCTGCAAAAACATGTGTTGATTAACAATTCCTATCATCAGGAAGAAAAGGAACGGCACGCCATCGAAGTGCTGATCCGTCAGCGCTGCAATGCGCTTATCGTGCATGCTAAAGCCTTATCCGACGGAGAACTGGCGGAGTTCATGGAGCAGGTGCCCGGCATGGTGCTGATCAACCGGCTGCTGCCGGACTACCCGCACCGCTGCGTCTGTCTCGACAACGTCAGCGGCGCGATGATGGCGACCCGTATGCTGTTGCAGCAGGGGCATCAGCGCATCGGTTATCTCCGCTCCAGCCACCCGATAGAAGACGTGGCGGAACGCCTTACCGGCTGGCGACAGGCGTTGCAGGAACAAGGCATCGAGCCGCCCGATGAGTGGATCGCCGGCGGCGAACCGGACCTGCAGGGCGGTGAAGCGGCGATGGTGGAACTGCTGGGGCGCAACCAGCAACTGACCGCGGTGTTCGCCTACAACGACGGCATGGCGGCCGGCGCGCTGATGGCGCTGAAAGATAACGGCATCCCGGTGCCGGAGCGGTTTTCGGTGGTCGGTTTCGACGACATCCCGATTTCCCGCTACACCGACCCACGCCTTACGACCATCCGCTACCCTATTGTTTCTATGGCGAAAATCGCCACAGAACTGGCGCTAAAAGGCGCGGCCGGGCAGTTGGACCCTACCGCCAGACATTGTTTCATGCCGACGCTGGTACGGCGGCATTCGGTGGCCGCCCGCTAA
- the mglB gene encoding galactose/glucose ABC transporter substrate-binding protein MglB: MNKKVFTLTALVASMMFGATAHAADTRIGVTIYKYDDNFMSMVRKDIEKEAKALGGVELLMNDSQNDQSKQNDQVDVLLAKGVKALAINLVDPAAAAIVVQKAKAADVPVVFFNKEPNAKVLASYDKAYYVGTDSKESGIIQGQLIAKHWKANSSWDLNKDGTIQYALLKGEPGHPDAEARTKYVVDTLTKEGLKVQQLQMDTAMWDTAMAKDKVDAWLSGPNANKIEVLIANNDAMAMGAVEALKAHNKSSLPVFGVDALPEALSLVKSGALAGTVLNDAENQAKATLDLAKNLALGKAAAEGTNFKIENKVVRVPYVPVDKDNLTQFLK; this comes from the coding sequence ATGAATAAGAAGGTTTTCACTCTCACCGCCCTGGTTGCCAGCATGATGTTCGGAGCCACCGCCCATGCCGCGGACACGCGTATCGGCGTCACCATCTACAAATACGACGACAACTTTATGTCGATGGTGCGCAAGGATATTGAAAAAGAAGCCAAGGCGCTGGGTGGCGTCGAACTGCTGATGAACGACTCACAGAACGACCAATCCAAACAGAATGATCAGGTAGACGTGCTGCTGGCTAAAGGCGTGAAAGCGCTGGCTATCAACCTGGTTGACCCGGCTGCCGCCGCGATTGTGGTGCAGAAAGCGAAGGCTGCCGACGTTCCGGTGGTGTTCTTTAACAAAGAACCGAACGCCAAGGTACTGGCCAGCTACGACAAAGCCTACTACGTCGGCACCGATTCTAAAGAGTCCGGTATCATTCAGGGTCAGTTGATCGCCAAACACTGGAAAGCCAACTCGTCTTGGGATCTGAACAAAGACGGCACGATTCAGTACGCCCTGCTGAAAGGCGAACCGGGCCACCCGGATGCCGAAGCCCGCACCAAATACGTGGTGGATACCCTGACCAAAGAAGGGTTGAAAGTCCAGCAGTTGCAGATGGACACCGCAATGTGGGATACCGCGATGGCCAAAGACAAGGTTGACGCCTGGCTGTCCGGCCCTAATGCCAACAAGATTGAAGTGCTCATCGCCAACAATGACGCGATGGCGATGGGTGCGGTGGAAGCATTGAAAGCCCACAATAAGAGCAGCCTTCCGGTATTCGGCGTTGACGCCCTGCCGGAAGCGCTGTCGCTGGTTAAATCCGGCGCGCTGGCCGGCACCGTGTTGAACGATGCGGAAAACCAGGCCAAAGCGACGCTGGATCTGGCGAAAAACCTGGCGCTGGGCAAAGCGGCCGCCGAAGGCACCAACTTCAAAATTGAAAACAAAGTAGTACGCGTACCGTACGTGCCGGTTGACAAAGACAACCTGACACAGTTCCTGAAGTAA